From Alligator mississippiensis isolate rAllMis1 chromosome 1, rAllMis1, whole genome shotgun sequence:
CGCTGCACTGAGGCACTGGTGTGCACCATGGGGGAAGCCTAGAGGGCCGgccggggggctggggcagccagaCTAACCACAGGTCGGTGGGGCTGTGAGCAGGGAAGACGTCTCTGCGGGTCGGTTCCATGCTGTGCCCAGGAAGGCTAAACATTGTGCATGACCCCTGGTACACGACCGGCATTGCAGTCCTCCTGGTTccacccctctctctccccatttCCCTGTCCTGTACTTTTATACCATGTTacctggttggggctgggcctgtcCTTCCACATatgggggcactgggggcagcaCAAAGTGGGTCTCACTGGCTGAGCTTTCTATTCCTACAGCAACACATGCACTAGGAAATCACTCTTGGCTTTATTCCCTCAGATGCAAGGGAAATAACACCGAATATGATGCCTGATGCTGTGGATGACCAATACTATGGGTGCACTGATGACATGGAACGTaaagcaccagccctgctggagcaaGAGTTGAATGGAAGTAAACAATTTAGGAAGCAATGGGAGAATACAGCCACGAAATGGGAGAAAGTGACGGCAGATCATTCTATCCAATTCCCCCCAGACTTCACTGAATCCCACGGGAGAGCAGTAATAGTGTATACTGACAAGAAATTTCACACGGACTTCATGAATGCAGTGAAGAAGAATGGCAAATCTTCAGCCTATTACAAAGCAAATTTCAAGTTCAAAGCCGTCCATTACTACTTGACAAGAGCTTTACACCTCCTCAGAGAGAAGGCAGAGTGGAGGTACACAGATGTGGTGTACAGGGGAACTAAGGATATCTATCAGTACAAAGAAGGTGAGGAAATCAGGTTTGGGCACTTTACCGCCACATCTTCAAGTGAAAGCATCGCTAAGGAATTTGGCACAACCACGTTTTATACCATCCACACGACCTTAGGGGTGAACATCATGAAGCTGTCATATAATGCCTCTCAAAAAGAAGTGCTAATTCCTGTGAATGAGGTGTTCACTGTGTTCCCAAAACAGGGGAGCAATAGATATGTCCTTAAGAGCACCGGCCGGACCTACAACCATCTGAACTGCGCATACAGTGAGTACTGGGTAGAGTTTAAATGGTGAGGTCTATCAAGAGATTTTCagctggagaagagaggaaaatAATTGGTTATTCTAATTAGCAGAGAAACTAAATAAGAGAAACATAAAAAAATAATGAatggagaagagaagggaaacTAGACACTTCTCTTTTCCATTTCTCTTAAAGGCATCCAAGAGCAGCAAAGATAACACATATATAGTTATACGTAGGAACGCTCTATCGCAAAACATATGGTTTGCTTCTGGGACCCACAATGCCAGGATCTCATGGAGATTCAAATCTTTATATATATTAGCCCTTTATATAGAAATTATGAAAACACCCAGTTATCCCTTACGGGAGAGAAGAATTTCTGTCTAAAGAGAATCCATTTCTTTAGCTCTGAAAGGCAAGGACTTCAcggggtgatctcttttattacaccgactgtatagttgggatagagctaGACACACTTTCAACTGCAAGACATTGTTCTTGCCCGATGAAGAATATCTTGCTCtgcaaagcttgtctaactctatccagCGGCACAGTCGTTCCAATAAAAGAGATCGttccaagaaatccttgcctcaggGACAATTTCTGAACCATCAAGGCTACACCATCACACATACACAACCATAAATTTTGGATCTGGAGTCTGAAGCCATCACTAGCCCTCAGTGGCATGGAGAGAAACTCCCCCTTCGGCCAGGTCATTCCAGAAGTGTCCCGGGATGGGGTGGCTTGTGTCTGCTTGTGAAGCGCCTGGGGCTGATATCAGTCAGGGAAAGGAGGCCGGACTAGATGGCAGGCTGTTTAATGGCACTGGGAGAAAGGAGGTGAAACCGCTGGCTGGCAGATCACCAGTCACTGCAGCCTCTGACCCAAACCCTCTCTTTCCATTTCAAAGCCCAAGTCTCAGGCTTGTCGTTACACTGCAGGTAGGTGCCTTTCTGTTTTCACAGACCTGAGCCGGCTGCCGGGCACCCCACACAAGCTGCTTATCCACACCTCCCTCCTCTGAGAGCTAGCCCTGCGCTATCCATGGGTGATGACCCCCATCCGAGCCCCTTCCGTAACCAGCTTCTCCAGCACGTGCCAGATTTGAATCTATTCGACTCCCGATCATTGCTCTTCACTTAACAAGTGTAAATGAGCCTTTTTACTCGTCTTGATGTTTTGTTAATCAATCCTTGGCAGTTTTGCTAAAAAATGGACTATGATTCCCCTCCATCCTTATCCTGTGCCATTGAATGTGGGCAGGATTCATGTTCAGCCTCGGGGAGGGTTGTCAGTATGAAATGTCTGTGAGGATTTCCCTGACAC
This genomic window contains:
- the LOC102570065 gene encoding T-cell ecto-ADP-ribosyltransferase 1; translation: MAGNWHLAGEMLWTRGILLLVCLWFSSLDQNLADAREITPNMMPDAVDDQYYGCTDDMERKAPALLEQELNGSKQFRKQWENTATKWEKVTADHSIQFPPDFTESHGRAVIVYTDKKFHTDFMNAVKKNGKSSAYYKANFKFKAVHYYLTRALHLLREKAEWRYTDVVYRGTKDIYQYKEGEEIRFGHFTATSSSESIAKEFGTTTFYTIHTTLGVNIMKLSYNASQKEVLIPVNEVFTVFPKQGSNRYVLKSTGRTYNHLNCAYSSSGGITFPGQMRPSLLGGAVLLLNAATLRLFAGA